The DNA window CCCTCGCCACCCAGGCACGGCTCGCGAACGCCGACCGCGCGGCCGCGGCCGCACTCCAGCGCAGCCTGCTGCCGGCCGAGCTGCCGACGATCGACGGGATCGAGCTCGCGGCGAGGTACGTCCCGGGCGTGGCCGGGGTCGGCGGCGACTGGTACGACGTGTTCCCGCTCCCCTCCGGCGAGCTCGGCCTCGTGATGGGCGACGTCGTCGGCCGCGGCCTCCGCGCCGCGGTGATCATGGGCCGGTTCCGGAGCGCGCTGCGTGCGTACGCGTTGGAGTCCGACGACCCCGCGGTCGTACTGAGCAAGCTGGATCGCAAGGCCCAGCACTTCGAGCAGGACATCATGGCGACGGTCGTGTACGGGATCCTGTCGACCTCGCGGACGAACTTCCGGCTGTCCTCCGCCGGCCATCCCCCGCCGATCCTCGCGGTGCCGGGCGAGCTGCCCGTGTTCCTCGACGTCGTCGGTGACCTGCCGATCGGCGTACGTACCGACGCACCGCGCACGACCGTGCGGATCGACCTGACGCCCGGCGCGGTGCTCGGCCTCTACACCGACGGACTCGTGGAACGGCGCGAGCAGCCCGTGTCGAGCGGCCTGGAGATCCTCCGCGAGGCTGTCACCGCCGGCCCGGCCGAGGACGTCTGCGCCGCCGTGTTCGCGAAGCTCGTCACCGCCGGCCCGACCAAGGACGACATCGCCCTGATCGTCCTGCGGCGCCAGTGAGCACCACCCTTTCGGCGAGAGACGTGCCCTAGGGTCGGGATTTCAGGTGTTGGTGGGCGACATCGGCCTGGGAAAGACGGAAGTGCCTGTCCTGCTGGGGAAACTGGGACGGCGACATCTCGAGTGATCCGAGCGGGAAGGCACTCCGTAGGTGAAGCGTCGTGGTCGCCTTACCCGGCCAGTGGCCCCATTACCTGGCGTCCACCCCACGTAAAGCGGCAAATGATCATGTAAACATGATCATTTGCCCCGGGCCCGGGCCGGGCGTACCAACCGCTGGACGAAAGATCGAGGCTAGGGTCGAGTACGTGCTGACCGAGGTGGGTTTACCGCTCTATGCCACATTCCTGGTACTCGGGGCGGCGGTCGCGCACGCGGCGTGGAACGCGATCGCCCACGGCAACGAGGACAAGACCGTCGTACTGACCCAGATGGCGTTCGGCTGCGCGGCCGTCGCCATCCCGCTGATCCTCATCAGCCCGATGCCGAAAGCGGCCAGCTGGCCGTGGCTGATCGCGTCGGTCATCGTGCACATCGCGTACAACCTGCTGCTGATGACCTCGTACCGGCTCGGCGACTTCGGCCAGATGTACCCGGTCGCGCGCGGTTCGTCGCCGCTCATCGTCACCGGGCTCGCGGCGTTCTTCCTGCACGAGCGACCGCTCCCGCTCGAGCTCGCCGGCGTCATCGTGATCTCGATCGGCCTCGCCAGCCTGGTCTTCGCCACCGGCGTGCGGCTGCGGCGCGCCAACGTCAAGGCCATCGGCGCCGCGCTCGCCACCGGACTCACCATCGCCGTCTACACGACGATCGACGGCACCGGCGTCCGCGCGTCCGGCAGCCCCGCCGGCTATACGGGATGGCTGCTTCTGCTCAGCATGCTGACGATGGTGGCATACGCGCTCCTCCGCCGCGGTCCGGTCATCTTCACCCAGGTACGACACAAGCCGTGGCCCGGGCTGCTCGGCGGCGTCCTCAGCCTCACCGCGTACGGGCTCGTCCTCTGGGCACAGACGATGGGAC is part of the Tenggerimyces flavus genome and encodes:
- a CDS encoding PP2C family protein-serine/threonine phosphatase — translated: MSVVRLDGGAAELPELPSIEEESEPSDRLRRIEALTDVALAHLDVNDLLAELLERVTQLLEVDTAAALVITPDGRHLVPIVAIGIEEEVRQGIQVPIGRGFAGRIVAEGRARTITRVDRTTVYNPVLWESGIHSMLGVPMVNGGEVLGVLHVGTRSPRTFTDDDQRLLQIVADRVALATQARLANADRAAAAALQRSLLPAELPTIDGIELAARYVPGVAGVGGDWYDVFPLPSGELGLVMGDVVGRGLRAAVIMGRFRSALRAYALESDDPAVVLSKLDRKAQHFEQDIMATVVYGILSTSRTNFRLSSAGHPPPILAVPGELPVFLDVVGDLPIGVRTDAPRTTVRIDLTPGAVLGLYTDGLVERREQPVSSGLEILREAVTAGPAEDVCAAVFAKLVTAGPTKDDIALIVLRRQ
- a CDS encoding DMT family transporter; translation: MLTEVGLPLYATFLVLGAAVAHAAWNAIAHGNEDKTVVLTQMAFGCAAVAIPLILISPMPKAASWPWLIASVIVHIAYNLLLMTSYRLGDFGQMYPVARGSSPLIVTGLAAFFLHERPLPLELAGVIVISIGLASLVFATGVRLRRANVKAIGAALATGLTIAVYTTIDGTGVRASGSPAGYTGWLLLLSMLTMVAYALLRRGPVIFTQVRHKPWPGLLGGVLSLTAYGLVLWAQTMGPLAAISALRETSIVVGAIIAAVVFKEGFGPRRIAATFIVFVGIALINLS